The genome window TCAGCCGGTAGCGCCAGAAGCCCAGCGCGAGCGCGCCCAGCGTGACGCCCCAGACCGGCAGCGGGGCGGGCACCTGGCCGCCGCGCGCGGCCAGCAAGGCCACCGTCCAGCACAGCCAGAACACCGCCGCGGCGCCGAGCGAGCGCAGCAGCGCCCGCGGGAGTGAGTCGGCCTTGCCCGAATCGCCGGTCGCGAACGGGATCGCCAGCAGCACCACGATCAGCACCGCGAACGGCTGCGCCAGGCGGCTGTGGAACGCCAGCTCGAGCTTGGCCTTCTCGGCCGCGTCGTGTCCGCTCTTGCGGATCAGCCGCGCGAGCTGGTGCAGCGAGGCCGTGGCCGCGGGATCGGTCGCGCGGCTCATCTCGGTGCCGGTGATGCCCAGGTTCAGCCGCAGCGACGGCGCCTCGTGTCTGGCGATGCCCTCGTCGGAGGAGAAATCGAGCACGTGCGCGTCGCGGATCTCCCAGGTGTCTCCGTCGACGCTCGTCGCGGTCTTGGCGTCGATGCGCTGCCGGATCTCGCGCTTCTCGTCGAACAGGAACACGGTCACGTCGTGCAGCGCGTGTGTCTCGAGATCGTACGAGGCCGCCGAGAAGATCGAGGCGCCCGAGGCGAACCACCAGCGCTTGAGCAGGCGCTCCGGCGCGCGGGTGCCCTCGTCGTCGGCCGCGCGCCCGGCCTCGAGGCGCTCGCGCAGCGGCAGCAGCACGCGGTCCTCGAGCACGCCCAGCCCGCCCGCCACCAGCGCGCACAGGATCAGGAGCGGCGCCAGCGCCGCCTGCAGGCGGATCCCGCCCGTGCGGATGGCCGTGAGCTCGCGGTTGCGCACCGCGCGCGAGAGACACAGCACGGCGCCGGTCAGGCCCGACAAGGGCAACACGATCGGCAGCACGGGCAGGGCGCGCAGCGCGACCTCGCGCAGGCCCGCGAGCACGTGACCCGCCAGGTCGTCGATGTGCAGCAGGATGTCCGCGGCGAACCACATGGCCGCAATGCCGAGAAACACCCCGGTGGTGGCCACGATGAACTCGACCAGGAGATGGCGCGCGATCGTCCGCACGGCGGCAGGATAGGACAGGGGGCGGAGGCGCGCGCGGTGAGGCTAAGATGCCGGGGGATGCAAGTCATCGAGGGGAGCGATCAGCCGCCCGAGGGGGCTCGCGGGTGCGTGCTGACGGTCGGGAACTTCGACGGCCTGCACCTGGGCCACCGCGCGCTGATCGCGCGGGTGATCGAGCGCGGCCGCCAGCTCGGCCGGCGCACCGTGCTGTACACCTTCGACCCGCACCCGCGGCGCGTCCTGTTCCCCGACACACCGCAGCAGCTGCTCATGACCTGGGACCAGCTCGCGGCGGCGCTCGAGGCCGAAGGCATCGACTATCTCGTGCGCGAGCGCTTCACCTCGGCCTTCGCGGCGCTCTCGCCCGAGGAGTTCCTGCGCGACGTGATCGCCGAGCGGCTCGGGCCGCGCGAGGTGTTCGTGGGCCGTGACTTCCACTTCGGCAAGGGCCGCGCCGGCTCGGGCGAGATGCTGGTGGCGCGCGGCCCGGCGCTGGGGATCCGGGTCGAGTTGCTGCCGCAGGTGCGCGCCGGCGGCGCCGACGTGTCGAGCACGCGCATCCGCGAGGCGCTGGCGCGCGGCGACGTGGCCGAAGCGCGGGTGTGTCTCGGTCGGCCCTACACGGTGTGGGGTCGCGTCGTCGAAGGCGACCGGCGCGGGCGCACGCTCGGCTTCCCGACCGCGAACCTCGCGCCCGAGAACGAGATCGTGCCCGCGAATGGCGTGTACGCCACGCGCGTGCGGCTGTTCGATCCGGCGCTGCCGTCGCGGCCCTCGGCTGACTCGCTGCCGGCAGTGACCAACGTGGGCACGCGGCCCACCTTCGCGCCGGGCCGCGTGCTGGTCGAGACACACCTGTTCGACTTCCAGGGCGACCTGTACGGACGGCGCCTGGAGCTCGCCTTCCACGCGCGCATCCGCGAGGAGCGCCGCTTCTCGGGTCCGCAGGAGCTCGCGCGCCAGATCGGCGCCGACGCCGAACAGGCGCGGCACACCCTGCGCGCGGAGCCCGAGTGACTCGCTGGCTGCGCATCGCGCTCGACTGGCGCATCTGGCTCGGGGTCGCGCTGCCGGTCGCGGCCATCGCCTACACCGTGCACGACGTCGACCTGCGCGAGGTCGCGGCGCACATCGGCGATGCCAACCCCTGGCTGGTGCTGGCCATGGTGCCGATGCACGTGGCCGCGCTCTGGCTGCGCGCGCTGCGCTGGCGCTGGCTGGCGCGCTCGCTGTCGCGCGATCCGCTGCCGCTCGGCCCGCTGTTCCGCGCCACGGCGCTCGGCTTCATGGCGATCAACGTGCTGCCGTTCCGGCTGGGTGAGCTCGCGCGCCCGTGGCTGCTGGGGCGCGAGACCGAGGTGCGCGGCTCGGCGGCGCTGGGCACGCTCGTGCTCGAGCGCGCCATCGATTTCACGGCGGTGTCGGTGCTGGGCGGGATCCTGTTGTTCCTGCACACCAAGGCCATGCCGTCCTGGGTGCGCTCGGGCGCCGCCATCTTCGCGGTGTTCACCGCCGTGCCCGTGGTGGCCATCGCGGCGCTGCGCTTCGACGAGGCCGGCTCGCTGTCGCTCCTGTCGCGGCTCATCCGGCCCTTCCCCGAGGGCGTGCGGCACCGGGTGATGGACCTCGTCACCGAAGTGTGTCGCGGTCTCGCGGGGCTGCGCGGCGTCCACGCCACCGCACAGGTCTTGCTGCAGACCGTGATCCTGTGGGTCGTGGTGCTGCCCGCGCCGTTCCTGCTCGGGCTGTACGCGTTCGGCATCGAGTACCCGCCGCGCCAGCAGCTGCTCGCGACCTTCACGACCAACATCTTCGTGGCGCTCGCGGTGGCGGCGCCGTCGGCGCCGGGCTTCTTCGGCGTGTTCCACTTCGCCTGCCGTGAGGCGCTGCACCTGTTCGGCGTGTCGCGTGCCGTGGCGGTGGCCTACGGCACGCTGGTGCACATCACTTACTGGCTGCCGGTGACTCTGATCGGCTCGGTCGTGGCTGCGCAGACGGGCGCGCGTCTGGCCGAGATCGTGGCGCCCGGACTGGGTAAAGCTCCCTCCGGCGACCACCGATAACGCGCTCGATTCCGGATCTCCGTCTTCGGAGGGGTGCGTGAACGATCGGATCGGCGAGCTGCTCGTACAGAAGAACCTTCTGTCCGAGGAGCAGCTCAAGCGCGCGAAGGAGGAGGCTCGCTCCAGCGGCACGCGCATCGGCTACCAGATCACGAAGCTGGGCTTCGTGGAAGAAGAGAAGGTCGCCGAGGCCGTATCGAATCAGTACGGCGTGCCCACGATCGAGCTCGACGACTTCGAGGT of Myxococcota bacterium contains these proteins:
- a CDS encoding LptF/LptG family permease; protein product: MRTIARHLLVEFIVATTGVFLGIAAMWFAADILLHIDDLAGHVLAGLREVALRALPVLPIVLPLSGLTGAVLCLSRAVRNRELTAIRTGGIRLQAALAPLLILCALVAGGLGVLEDRVLLPLRERLEAGRAADDEGTRAPERLLKRWWFASGASIFSAASYDLETHALHDVTVFLFDEKREIRQRIDAKTATSVDGDTWEIRDAHVLDFSSDEGIARHEAPSLRLNLGITGTEMSRATDPAATASLHQLARLIRKSGHDAAEKAKLELAFHSRLAQPFAVLIVVLLAIPFATGDSGKADSLPRALLRSLGAAAVFWLCWTVALLAARGGQVPAPLPVWGVTLGALALGFWRYRLIPE
- a CDS encoding bifunctional riboflavin kinase/FAD synthetase, which codes for MQVIEGSDQPPEGARGCVLTVGNFDGLHLGHRALIARVIERGRQLGRRTVLYTFDPHPRRVLFPDTPQQLLMTWDQLAAALEAEGIDYLVRERFTSAFAALSPEEFLRDVIAERLGPREVFVGRDFHFGKGRAGSGEMLVARGPALGIRVELLPQVRAGGADVSSTRIREALARGDVAEARVCLGRPYTVWGRVVEGDRRGRTLGFPTANLAPENEIVPANGVYATRVRLFDPALPSRPSADSLPAVTNVGTRPTFAPGRVLVETHLFDFQGDLYGRRLELAFHARIREERRFSGPQELARQIGADAEQARHTLRAEPE
- a CDS encoding lysylphosphatidylglycerol synthase transmembrane domain-containing protein, coding for MTRWLRIALDWRIWLGVALPVAAIAYTVHDVDLREVAAHIGDANPWLVLAMVPMHVAALWLRALRWRWLARSLSRDPLPLGPLFRATALGFMAINVLPFRLGELARPWLLGRETEVRGSAALGTLVLERAIDFTAVSVLGGILLFLHTKAMPSWVRSGAAIFAVFTAVPVVAIAALRFDEAGSLSLLSRLIRPFPEGVRHRVMDLVTEVCRGLAGLRGVHATAQVLLQTVILWVVVLPAPFLLGLYAFGIEYPPRQQLLATFTTNIFVALAVAAPSAPGFFGVFHFACREALHLFGVSRAVAVAYGTLVHITYWLPVTLIGSVVAAQTGARLAEIVAPGLGKAPSGDHR